One region of Rhizobium sp. 007 genomic DNA includes:
- a CDS encoding ROK family transcriptional regulator, with protein sequence MKFDSQPSYSLGHRTPARREAAASEIGANVTLVSQSALGAINRGRVLQALYDNGPKSRADLARLAGVNRTTITGIVQPMIEEQLLVEGDAAPSDVKGGKPARPLYFNPDAPMLGAVLLLPGTIQACLVALTGEIRAVTKAEFDPFGDRQAFIATLTKTLTSTLSHAHQAPFGVGVASGGMIDSDNGVILAVNLAPVLTGLPLVNILQEHFSLPVVIDHHPRALLVGDRWFGPGRGQLNFAAIYTGEVLGGAFFIDGKVYRGLAGSGGELGHTVVQIDGELCNCGKHGCWETVAALPWLRKEAALLGLPQPGSITCARLVKEAEDGSKAADALLDRYTRNVAFGIVNLQQTLFLNSYVLHGDVAGGGAKAAERVRQHVERLVVKRPSQEISITVNGIGEGHTALRGAAGLVLSSHLKVVI encoded by the coding sequence TTGAAATTTGACAGTCAGCCGTCCTATTCATTGGGCCATCGCACACCTGCGAGGAGGGAAGCCGCGGCTAGCGAGATTGGTGCCAATGTGACGCTTGTCTCGCAATCAGCGCTTGGTGCGATCAACCGCGGTCGGGTGCTGCAAGCTTTGTATGATAATGGACCAAAAAGCCGAGCGGATCTCGCGCGGCTTGCTGGCGTCAACCGGACAACCATAACCGGCATCGTCCAGCCGATGATCGAGGAACAGCTTCTCGTAGAAGGGGATGCGGCGCCCTCTGATGTCAAAGGCGGCAAGCCTGCCCGTCCGCTTTATTTCAATCCCGATGCCCCGATGCTCGGAGCGGTACTCCTGCTGCCCGGCACGATACAGGCGTGCCTTGTGGCACTGACCGGGGAGATCAGAGCCGTTACGAAAGCTGAGTTCGACCCGTTTGGCGACAGGCAAGCGTTCATCGCGACTCTAACGAAAACGCTCACCTCCACGCTCTCTCATGCCCATCAAGCGCCTTTCGGGGTCGGCGTTGCCTCGGGTGGAATGATCGACAGTGACAACGGCGTGATCCTCGCTGTCAACCTTGCGCCTGTACTGACAGGACTTCCCCTCGTGAACATATTGCAGGAACACTTCTCACTTCCAGTCGTCATCGATCATCATCCGCGTGCCTTGCTTGTTGGGGACCGATGGTTTGGGCCTGGGCGTGGCCAACTGAACTTTGCGGCGATCTACACCGGGGAGGTTCTTGGCGGAGCCTTCTTCATTGATGGCAAAGTCTACCGTGGACTTGCCGGTTCCGGCGGCGAACTTGGCCACACCGTGGTTCAAATCGATGGCGAGCTCTGCAACTGCGGTAAACATGGCTGCTGGGAAACGGTGGCCGCCCTGCCCTGGCTGCGAAAGGAGGCTGCCCTCCTGGGTTTGCCGCAACCGGGCAGCATCACATGCGCTCGTCTGGTCAAAGAAGCAGAAGACGGATCGAAAGCGGCCGACGCGCTCCTCGATCGCTACACACGCAATGTGGCATTCGGCATCGTCAACCTGCAGCAAACGTTGTTCCTTAACTCCTACGTCCTCCATGGAGATGTTGCGGGCGGCGGGGCAAAGGCCGCCGAGCGCGTCAGGCAGCACGTCGAGCGGCTGGTGGTGAAGAGACCAAGCCAGGAGATCTCCATCACGGTGAACGGTATTGGCGAGGGCCACACGGCATTGCGCGGAGCCGCTGGTTTGGTGTTATCGAGCCACCTGAAGGTGGTGATTTAG
- a CDS encoding substrate-binding domain-containing protein, whose product MTIDIGNMSRRDLLKSASVAALVAGAGSLAVPRRAAAQDANTVRVLSVEDPFFFSMKAMIPEYEKETGIKVELESLSYDALQSRLVSSFVAKTSDADVIVVDQMWLGQYLDNGWIISLNDLIAKDSEFDLSDFIPEVLYSSNMWRGQVGTLPVAAYAQGVMYRKDIFNDLGIAAPPNETSEDWTWTKYVEILKSMQGKSFGGKPLFPTVVCGSQPSPIVHMFTQVSASHGASWFKSFPTAPWDFSPQLTSPAWIKSVEIYRQLYKLSPPEAINYVWFDAGTRFAKGDIGMFYWWTPYFYLIKNAGYMTGKKSDVMEKYATAALPKAEGVPQTVSLGGWSLGIPSSSERQEAGYAFIKWATSKATQKKMALWPDLNCQFSDFARASLYEDEDVKAIYPYLDVQYAMMKQGNGKVTRPPVPGYTAIESVLGLTLNQLLTGSEEPKTGLERANSLFESILKGNLMIPHQKESFADTLDGAKALIAKK is encoded by the coding sequence ATGACAATCGATATTGGAAATATGTCGCGCCGGGACCTGCTGAAGAGCGCTTCCGTCGCAGCTCTTGTAGCTGGGGCGGGGTCTTTGGCCGTGCCACGCCGCGCCGCTGCGCAAGACGCGAATACGGTGCGCGTCCTGTCCGTTGAAGACCCTTTCTTCTTTTCGATGAAGGCGATGATCCCGGAATACGAGAAAGAAACCGGCATCAAGGTGGAATTGGAGAGCCTCTCCTATGACGCCCTACAGTCGCGCCTCGTCTCATCTTTTGTCGCCAAAACCTCAGATGCCGATGTCATCGTCGTCGACCAGATGTGGCTTGGGCAATATCTCGACAATGGCTGGATCATCTCGCTGAACGATTTGATTGCCAAGGACAGCGAGTTTGACCTCTCCGACTTCATTCCCGAGGTTCTGTACTCCTCGAACATGTGGCGCGGCCAGGTCGGCACGCTGCCAGTCGCGGCCTATGCGCAGGGCGTGATGTACCGCAAGGACATCTTCAATGACTTGGGCATTGCCGCGCCTCCGAACGAGACGTCGGAAGACTGGACCTGGACGAAATACGTCGAAATTCTGAAGTCGATGCAAGGCAAGTCATTCGGGGGCAAGCCGCTCTTTCCTACCGTTGTTTGCGGCTCGCAGCCGTCGCCGATCGTTCACATGTTTACGCAAGTTTCAGCGAGCCACGGCGCAAGCTGGTTCAAGTCGTTCCCGACCGCCCCCTGGGATTTTTCTCCGCAACTGACGAGCCCAGCATGGATAAAGTCTGTTGAAATCTACAGACAGCTCTACAAGCTGTCTCCGCCCGAGGCGATCAACTACGTTTGGTTCGACGCCGGCACCCGCTTCGCCAAGGGCGATATCGGCATGTTCTACTGGTGGACCCCATACTTCTATCTGATCAAGAACGCCGGTTACATGACGGGCAAAAAGTCGGACGTCATGGAGAAATATGCAACGGCTGCGTTGCCGAAAGCTGAGGGCGTACCTCAGACGGTCAGCCTCGGCGGTTGGAGCCTCGGTATCCCTTCCAGCTCCGAAAGGCAGGAGGCCGGCTACGCTTTCATCAAGTGGGCAACATCGAAGGCCACTCAGAAGAAAATGGCTCTTTGGCCGGACCTCAACTGCCAGTTCTCGGACTTCGCGCGTGCTTCGCTCTATGAGGATGAGGACGTTAAGGCAATTTATCCGTACCTCGATGTTCAGTACGCAATGATGAAGCAGGGCAACGGCAAGGTCACACGCCCACCTGTTCCGGGCTACACTGCCATCGAAAGCGTGCTGGGCCTCACGTTGAACCAGCTCCTGACTGGCAGCGAAGAGCCGAAGACGGGCCTTGAGCGCGCCAACAGCCTGTTTGAGAGCATCCTGAAGGGCAATCTCATGATCCCTCACCAGAAGGAAAGCTTCGCTGACACTCTTGACGGGGCCAAGGCCCTGATCGCCAAGAAGTAA
- a CDS encoding carbohydrate ABC transporter permease, producing MSARHTSFNTALTYAAGLLFLAIFVGPILWFIALAIRPSETAFTMPPQLSFEPNLDAFRHILVDPGTNAPQLVNSLIVSIGAVLLNLPFSVPAAYALSRFKLRGKKNIMLWYLGLLMAPPVAFLIPYFVLITRIGLQGSYFSMVLVLQTLTIPFSVWLMKSFIDEVPAELEEAARVDGARWYTIMWRITLPIVRPGIIVTSMFAFVFAWNNAAFPLVLSSRSTATLPIGTLGYFATSGVTWNYIAAAAVLAMIPPMIIFLFFDRYVVRGLTFGSVKG from the coding sequence ATGTCCGCTCGCCACACAAGCTTCAACACAGCACTCACCTACGCCGCCGGCCTCCTTTTCCTGGCAATCTTTGTCGGGCCAATCCTGTGGTTCATCGCTCTTGCGATCCGCCCGTCGGAGACGGCATTTACAATGCCGCCGCAACTCTCGTTCGAGCCCAATCTCGACGCGTTCCGGCATATACTCGTCGATCCCGGTACCAATGCGCCGCAACTGGTGAATAGTCTCATCGTGTCCATCGGGGCGGTATTGCTCAATCTTCCCTTCTCCGTTCCTGCTGCCTACGCTCTGTCCCGTTTCAAGCTGCGCGGCAAGAAGAACATCATGTTGTGGTATCTCGGCCTGCTGATGGCCCCGCCAGTCGCGTTTTTGATCCCGTATTTCGTCCTGATCACGCGCATCGGTCTCCAGGGTTCCTACTTTTCCATGGTTTTGGTTCTGCAGACGCTGACGATCCCGTTTTCCGTCTGGCTTATGAAGAGCTTTATTGATGAGGTTCCGGCGGAATTGGAAGAAGCTGCCCGGGTCGACGGCGCCCGTTGGTACACGATCATGTGGCGGATCACGCTTCCGATCGTTCGTCCCGGCATCATTGTCACCTCCATGTTTGCCTTCGTCTTTGCATGGAACAATGCCGCCTTTCCGTTGGTGCTGAGCTCGCGCTCGACCGCCACCCTTCCGATCGGAACACTGGGCTACTTCGCGACGAGCGGAGTGACGTGGAACTACATCGCCGCGGCCGCAGTGCTCGCGATGATACCTCCGATGATCATCTTCCTGTTTTTCGATCGATACGTCGTACGAGGCCTCACCTTTGGTTCGGTCAAGGGCTGA
- a CDS encoding 4'-phosphopantetheinyl transferase superfamily protein, giving the protein MYDLRMLQRRDLFVLKEAVYKAYFPLYNDFLEFQDVEIDIRARSGYVQKANCTFFLELLISKNVIGLAYLRS; this is encoded by the coding sequence ATGTACGACTTGCGTATGCTCCAACGGCGGGACCTCTTTGTTTTGAAGGAGGCGGTATATAAGGCGTATTTTCCACTATATAATGACTTTCTTGAATTCCAAGACGTTGAAATTGATATTCGCGCCCGTTCAGGATACGTGCAGAAGGCAAATTGCACCTTTTTCCTAGAGCTACTTATTTCCAAAAATGTAATCGGTTTGGCGTATTTGAGATCCTGA
- the ugpC gene encoding sn-glycerol-3-phosphate ABC transporter ATP-binding protein UgpC: MASMTFDGIGKTFPDGTVAVANVSFAVADGEFVVLVGPSGCGKSTLLRMAAGLEMLNSGRLLMNNTDVTETEPQDRDIAMVFQNYALYPHMTVYENMAFGLQQRKMPKEKIDELVRDAAEMLDLTRYLERKPGVLSGGQRQRVAMGRAIVRHPMAFLMDEPLSNLDAKLRVQMRGELKLLNQRLGTTTLYVTHDQVEAMTMGDRVAVLKPVFNGQDSNLQQIDTPQMLYDQPANLFVAGFIGSPAMNFVRVELKAEAGSLRGAITGAEISFPVPAGAALSAYAGRQVIAGIRPEMFQACPEREAIFNEQIAVAEALGADTFVFFDIPSPPVNVNDAEDSFAHKGKNRLVARIPPALTPAINQRLPLTVDLEKLHWFDPTTGVAIRD, encoded by the coding sequence ATGGCGTCCATGACCTTTGACGGGATCGGCAAGACCTTTCCGGACGGAACCGTCGCCGTCGCCAATGTGAGTTTCGCGGTCGCGGACGGAGAGTTCGTCGTGCTGGTCGGCCCCTCGGGTTGCGGCAAGTCCACCTTGCTAAGGATGGCGGCGGGCCTCGAAATGCTGAACAGCGGCCGTCTGCTGATGAACAACACGGATGTCACCGAGACCGAGCCGCAGGACCGGGATATTGCAATGGTTTTCCAGAACTACGCGCTTTATCCCCATATGACTGTCTATGAAAACATGGCTTTCGGATTGCAACAGCGCAAAATGCCGAAGGAAAAGATCGATGAACTGGTGCGGGATGCCGCGGAAATGCTCGATCTCACCCGATATCTCGAGCGCAAACCCGGCGTGCTATCCGGCGGCCAGCGCCAGCGCGTTGCGATGGGGCGTGCAATTGTTCGCCATCCCATGGCTTTCCTGATGGATGAGCCTCTGTCCAATCTTGATGCCAAGCTGCGCGTCCAAATGCGAGGCGAGCTGAAGCTGCTCAACCAGCGCCTCGGTACTACAACGCTCTATGTGACCCATGACCAGGTCGAGGCCATGACCATGGGCGACCGTGTTGCGGTGCTGAAACCGGTGTTCAATGGTCAGGACAGCAATCTTCAGCAGATCGACACACCTCAGATGCTTTACGACCAGCCGGCCAATCTCTTCGTTGCGGGCTTCATCGGCTCACCAGCAATGAATTTCGTGCGCGTCGAGCTTAAAGCGGAAGCCGGATCACTTAGAGGCGCGATTACAGGAGCGGAAATATCATTTCCTGTTCCCGCAGGGGCGGCGTTGTCCGCGTACGCCGGACGGCAAGTCATTGCCGGGATCCGCCCGGAAATGTTCCAGGCTTGTCCTGAGCGGGAGGCGATATTCAACGAGCAGATTGCAGTTGCCGAAGCACTCGGGGCCGATACGTTCGTCTTCTTCGACATCCCGTCCCCGCCGGTTAACGTGAACGACGCAGAGGACAGCTTCGCGCACAAGGGCAAAAACCGCCTGGTGGCGCGAATTCCTCCGGCCCTGACACCAGCCATCAACCAGCGCCTGCCTCTGACCGTCGATCTGGAGAAGCTACACTGGTTTGATCCGACGACAGGTGTCGCTATCCGCGACTGA
- a CDS encoding Gfo/Idh/MocA family oxidoreductase, with protein sequence MSKLRMGVIGAGLWGNNHAHTFNVLPETELVGVCDLDEGRALKMKESFGAAQAFTDFQKVISSDRIDAISVATPDFTHTPIILAALRADKHVLSEKPLATTVSEAEEIAEAAAKSKGKLMVDFHNRVNPILAQVRDMIQDGQIGLAKHGTARLSNTAFVPFEMLSWASKSSALWFLGSHLVDVLRFILADEVVRVYSVARSGTLSRGGVDTKDFHVSILEFSKGTVLTMENSWILSRDNPSLVDFKIEFVGEKGQIQADPTHSGGLRRIVEGGLKYNDYIGITPTGETRIGGFVLESIARFVDSVVRGAPLLADAQDGLANTKILAAIEESVASGKAVNIG encoded by the coding sequence ATGAGCAAACTGCGTATGGGCGTCATCGGCGCCGGTCTTTGGGGCAACAATCACGCTCACACATTTAATGTCTTGCCGGAAACCGAGCTTGTCGGCGTGTGCGACCTTGATGAGGGCAGGGCGCTCAAGATGAAGGAGAGCTTCGGCGCAGCGCAAGCCTTCACCGATTTCCAGAAGGTGATCTCCAGTGATCGGATCGATGCCATCTCGGTAGCGACACCTGATTTTACGCATACGCCCATCATTCTCGCCGCGCTCAGGGCCGATAAACACGTGCTGAGCGAAAAGCCGCTTGCAACCACCGTAAGCGAAGCTGAAGAAATCGCCGAGGCTGCCGCAAAGTCGAAGGGCAAGCTGATGGTGGACTTCCACAACCGGGTGAATCCCATCCTCGCGCAGGTTCGTGACATGATACAGGACGGCCAAATCGGTCTCGCAAAACATGGGACGGCGCGTCTTTCCAACACAGCCTTCGTTCCCTTCGAAATGCTTAGTTGGGCTTCGAAGTCTTCAGCACTCTGGTTTCTAGGAAGCCATCTGGTCGACGTCCTGCGCTTCATTCTCGCAGACGAAGTCGTCCGCGTTTATTCGGTCGCCCGCTCAGGTACGCTGTCGAGGGGCGGCGTGGACACGAAGGACTTCCATGTGTCCATCCTCGAGTTTTCCAAGGGCACGGTCTTGACCATGGAAAACAGCTGGATCCTGTCGCGAGACAATCCTTCCCTCGTTGACTTCAAGATCGAGTTCGTCGGCGAAAAGGGGCAGATCCAGGCGGACCCGACCCACAGCGGCGGCCTGCGCCGTATCGTGGAGGGGGGACTGAAATACAATGATTACATCGGCATAACGCCGACCGGCGAGACCCGTATTGGTGGCTTTGTGCTCGAGTCCATTGCCCGTTTTGTCGATAGCGTGGTGCGCGGCGCTCCGCTGCTGGCGGATGCGCAGGACGGTCTGGCAAACACCAAGATCCTGGCGGCGATTGAGGAATCTGTCGCCAGCGGCAAGGCCGTGAACATCGGCTAA
- a CDS encoding SIS domain-containing protein, with protein MQTIVQTNMRREIAEIPEAAARLLDRAAKDFAASGAALRAKDPAFVVTIARGSSDHAALFLKYAIELTAKLPVASIGPSLASIYGTELKLGRSAAIAISQSGKSPDIVALADAATRAGAASIALTNTLPSPLADACNHSLDILAGPENAVAATKSYVNSIVAGLAVLSEWTGDAALKRAVADLPRHFAEAVKLEWLEFSADAGDADSIYVLGRGPALAIASEAALKFKETTGIHAEAFSAAEVLHGPVALVGTRFPVLALAARDAAEGSVAEIADALSAKGAIVHITSARATRAKPLPFVETGHPITDALALVLPFYVFVEAWSRSRGHNPDAPAHLKKVTETR; from the coding sequence ATGCAGACCATTGTGCAGACGAACATGCGGCGGGAAATCGCCGAGATTCCGGAAGCTGCTGCCAGATTGCTCGATCGCGCGGCGAAAGATTTCGCGGCCTCAGGTGCAGCTTTGCGCGCCAAGGATCCGGCATTCGTCGTGACGATCGCGCGCGGCTCCTCCGACCATGCCGCCTTGTTCCTGAAATATGCTATCGAGCTCACCGCAAAATTACCTGTCGCTTCGATCGGGCCATCGCTCGCGTCGATTTACGGCACCGAGTTGAAGCTTGGCCGCAGCGCTGCTATTGCGATCTCGCAGTCGGGCAAAAGTCCCGACATCGTCGCGTTGGCTGACGCAGCAACGCGCGCCGGCGCCGCTTCGATCGCGCTAACCAACACACTGCCCTCGCCGCTTGCTGATGCCTGCAACCACTCTTTGGACATTCTGGCTGGGCCGGAAAATGCGGTAGCCGCCACCAAGTCCTATGTTAACTCCATCGTTGCAGGCCTTGCAGTGCTGAGCGAGTGGACGGGAGACGCTGCGCTGAAACGCGCGGTGGCGGATCTACCCAGGCACTTTGCCGAAGCGGTGAAGCTCGAATGGCTGGAATTTTCCGCCGACGCGGGTGACGCCGACTCCATCTATGTGTTGGGTCGCGGGCCGGCACTGGCGATCGCCAGCGAAGCGGCTTTGAAGTTCAAGGAGACGACCGGGATTCATGCCGAAGCCTTTTCCGCGGCGGAAGTGTTGCATGGACCCGTCGCACTCGTCGGCACCCGCTTCCCAGTGTTGGCGCTTGCCGCCCGCGACGCCGCCGAAGGCTCGGTCGCCGAGATTGCCGATGCCCTGAGTGCCAAGGGCGCGATTGTGCATATCACGTCGGCGCGGGCGACGAGGGCAAAGCCCCTGCCCTTCGTCGAGACCGGCCACCCGATCACCGACGCGCTGGCGCTGGTGCTTCCATTTTACGTTTTTGTCGAAGCCTGGTCGCGCTCCCGTGGCCACAATCCGGACGCACCCGCCCATCTGAAGAAGGTCACGGAAACCCGATGA
- a CDS encoding GntR family transcriptional regulator, protein MSDRLAAILPCGGVIPKGAGPLYHRLRRLLEEAILSGKLSHGDVLYPERDLAEHAQVSRVTVRKAIDHLVRDGFLVRRPGSGTFVARSACRVDQPMSRAVLLTEEVFWRGSNTEVEWMERSISHPAPEEMMTLGLSADNRVARFIRLRRSAGLALAIERTCISAEFLPDPVNVTASIYKALEDANVGPVRAIQRIFACNIQEPDASMLGVTIGAAGLLTKRVAYLHSGRAVEFTRSLYRGDADAFVTEFTISGN, encoded by the coding sequence ATGAGTGACAGGCTTGCGGCGATCCTTCCATGCGGGGGCGTAATCCCCAAGGGTGCCGGACCGCTGTACCACAGACTTCGCCGATTGCTCGAAGAGGCGATCCTGTCGGGGAAACTCAGTCACGGCGATGTTCTCTATCCCGAGCGGGATCTGGCCGAGCATGCCCAGGTTAGCCGTGTCACCGTCCGCAAAGCAATCGACCATCTCGTCCGCGATGGTTTTCTGGTGCGGCGTCCCGGTTCAGGCACCTTCGTTGCTCGATCGGCCTGCCGGGTAGATCAGCCTATGTCGCGCGCGGTCCTTTTGACAGAGGAGGTCTTCTGGCGCGGCTCTAACACTGAAGTCGAGTGGATGGAGCGCAGCATTTCCCATCCTGCTCCAGAGGAAATGATGACGCTCGGGCTGTCCGCCGATAATCGAGTAGCGCGCTTCATCCGCTTGCGAAGATCCGCAGGTCTGGCCCTTGCAATAGAACGCACTTGCATTTCCGCAGAGTTCCTGCCCGACCCGGTCAACGTTACCGCCTCGATTTACAAAGCGCTCGAAGACGCAAATGTCGGGCCGGTGCGGGCGATCCAGCGCATTTTCGCCTGCAATATCCAGGAGCCGGATGCCAGCATGCTCGGCGTCACTATTGGAGCGGCCGGTCTGTTGACCAAACGGGTCGCCTATCTTCATTCGGGCCGCGCGGTTGAATTTACCCGCTCACTCTATCGAGGCGACGCCGACGCCTTCGTCACCGAATTCACGATTTCAGGAAACTGA
- a CDS encoding sugar ABC transporter permease — MHAIIVRCPRAHGPGRKGIIRRNLPYLLIAPSVVMLLALIAYPLLFALRSSFYFWNLQIGPEPLQFVGFENYVQAFNAFDFRAALTNTLILSILGTAIEFAFGLAIALILLKALPGMNVVRALLILPTTIAPIVVGFLFRYLYDPGGGLLSWIMQSLWLPVPAEGILGSPSTALAAILFVDIWQWTPFFAIVLYASLLAVPDEILEAARLDRASAWTILMRIKLPLIKRTAIIIVMLRFMQIFNTFDTVLVLTRGGPGTSTRTLGYSLYEQGLVNFNIGLVSAMTWITVLIVNVIVALYVFFAFRNEEW, encoded by the coding sequence ATGCATGCTATAATTGTTCGCTGTCCGCGGGCCCACGGGCCCGGCCGGAAGGGCATTATTCGACGAAACCTGCCTTACTTGCTGATTGCGCCTTCGGTCGTGATGCTGCTCGCTCTGATCGCCTACCCTTTACTGTTTGCTTTAAGATCGAGCTTCTACTTCTGGAATCTGCAAATCGGACCGGAGCCGCTGCAATTCGTTGGCTTCGAGAATTACGTGCAGGCCTTCAACGCCTTTGACTTTCGCGCGGCGCTCACCAACACGCTGATCCTCTCAATCTTGGGTACAGCAATTGAATTCGCGTTTGGTCTGGCGATTGCGCTCATTCTGCTCAAGGCTTTGCCGGGCATGAATGTCGTGCGTGCCCTGCTGATCCTGCCCACCACGATCGCACCGATAGTCGTCGGCTTCCTGTTCCGCTATCTCTACGACCCTGGTGGTGGGCTCTTGAGCTGGATCATGCAGTCGCTCTGGCTCCCCGTTCCCGCGGAAGGAATTCTCGGCTCGCCATCGACCGCGCTCGCCGCCATCCTTTTCGTCGATATCTGGCAGTGGACGCCGTTCTTCGCGATCGTCCTCTATGCGAGCCTGCTGGCAGTTCCCGACGAGATTTTGGAGGCCGCACGACTGGATCGCGCGTCTGCGTGGACGATCCTAATGCGGATCAAGCTGCCGCTGATCAAGCGCACCGCGATCATTATCGTCATGCTGCGCTTCATGCAGATTTTCAACACCTTCGACACTGTGCTTGTGCTCACCCGTGGCGGGCCTGGCACCTCCACCCGCACCCTCGGTTATTCGCTCTACGAGCAGGGTCTTGTGAACTTCAACATTGGTCTTGTCAGCGCAATGACGTGGATCACCGTGCTGATCGTCAACGTCATCGTTGCCCTCTACGTGTTCTTCGCGTTCCGAAACGAGGAGTGGTAA
- a CDS encoding DUF3991 and toprim domain-containing protein: MKRREIEALRSQVSCAAVLEQASFAIDFKESTRRAVKFRRGAEIIIVTHEGRGWFDPLSDAKGDVFGLVEHLDNVGFLEGAERVADLVGFAITEPEWQPPRPDGGYDLTLSERWQARRRPWSGSSTWRYLDCERCLPPPLLRMAIKADLLREGPHGSMWAAHTDGAGLVTGWEARGPQYRGFASGGTKVLFRLGSDTALRLAVTEAAIDALSLAAIEGVRDGTLYLSTGGGWSPATQTALRQMASRPGTRLVAATDANSQGNMFAERLRALAEDAGCDWSRLRPPEMDWNETLKIREKETRERKDGGVPHPRRPRQGGSPGGSGP; the protein is encoded by the coding sequence ATGAAAAGAAGAGAGATAGAGGCGCTGCGCAGCCAAGTGAGCTGCGCGGCAGTTCTGGAACAGGCGAGCTTCGCCATCGATTTCAAGGAAAGTACACGGCGTGCGGTCAAGTTTCGCCGTGGCGCTGAGATCATCATCGTCACACATGAGGGGCGCGGATGGTTCGATCCGTTGAGCGATGCGAAAGGCGATGTGTTCGGGCTGGTCGAGCATCTCGATAATGTCGGTTTTCTCGAAGGTGCCGAAAGGGTCGCGGATCTCGTCGGTTTTGCGATCACGGAACCGGAGTGGCAGCCTCCGAGGCCGGATGGAGGATACGACCTCACTCTTTCGGAGCGTTGGCAGGCTCGCCGTCGCCCTTGGTCCGGCTCATCGACATGGCGTTACCTTGATTGTGAGCGTTGCCTGCCGCCGCCTTTGCTCCGGATGGCGATCAAAGCTGACCTTCTTCGGGAAGGCCCACATGGCAGCATGTGGGCAGCTCATACGGACGGTGCCGGACTTGTGACCGGCTGGGAAGCGCGAGGACCGCAATACAGGGGCTTCGCGTCTGGAGGAACGAAGGTCCTCTTCCGTCTGGGGTCAGATACTGCGTTGCGCCTGGCCGTCACGGAAGCCGCGATCGACGCCCTGAGTCTTGCGGCCATCGAGGGGGTGCGCGACGGCACACTCTATCTCAGCACTGGCGGCGGATGGTCGCCGGCCACGCAAACCGCGCTGCGGCAAATGGCCTCCCGGCCTGGCACCCGGTTGGTCGCTGCGACGGACGCCAATTCCCAAGGTAATATGTTTGCCGAGCGGTTGCGGGCGCTTGCGGAGGATGCCGGCTGCGACTGGTCGCGGCTTCGCCCGCCCGAGATGGACTGGAACGAGACCCTGAAGATCAGGGAGAAGGAAACCAGGGAAAGAAAGGATGGAGGCGTGCCGCATCCGCGCCGCCCGCGTCAAGGGGGTTCGCCCGGCGGATCCGGCCCTTGA
- a CDS encoding N-acetylglucosamine kinase: MTIYLVGIDGGGTSCRAAVAGPDGRILARGQSGPANILSDPDAALQNIAGATRAAFNEAGLDPDGIASARAVLGVAGHNVGNAVHHVKQRLPFAEADIESDGLIALQGALGDKDGVVAILGTGTIYISRHREKVTYTGGWGFTVGDLGSGARIGHALLQESLLAYDGIHDVSPLISSVLTEFNNDPRELVEFARQAKPGAFGRYAPRVFEFGERGDAVAVRLLKDAAISVDEALDLLVARGTKKICLLGGLGPFYPSWIASRHQELLAKPEGDALTGAVALALARFGRCQEAIA, translated from the coding sequence ATGACGATCTACTTGGTTGGAATCGACGGCGGAGGTACGAGCTGTCGCGCGGCAGTTGCAGGTCCAGACGGTCGTATTCTCGCGCGCGGCCAATCCGGTCCAGCCAACATTCTCTCCGATCCGGATGCGGCGCTTCAGAATATTGCCGGTGCGACACGCGCCGCTTTCAACGAGGCAGGTCTCGATCCCGACGGTATTGCATCAGCGCGTGCGGTTCTCGGGGTCGCTGGTCACAATGTCGGCAACGCCGTTCACCACGTGAAGCAGCGGTTGCCTTTTGCCGAAGCCGACATCGAGTCCGACGGGCTGATCGCGCTTCAGGGTGCGCTTGGCGATAAGGACGGCGTCGTCGCCATTTTGGGAACTGGCACGATCTACATCTCACGGCACCGCGAAAAGGTGACCTATACTGGCGGGTGGGGCTTCACTGTCGGCGACCTTGGCAGTGGTGCCCGCATTGGACATGCACTTCTGCAAGAAAGCCTGCTGGCCTATGATGGCATCCACGACGTCTCCCCTTTGATCTCTTCCGTTCTCACGGAATTCAACAACGATCCGCGGGAGCTTGTCGAGTTTGCGCGCCAGGCAAAACCCGGCGCATTCGGTCGCTATGCGCCGCGCGTGTTCGAGTTCGGTGAGCGAGGCGATGCCGTTGCGGTGCGTCTGTTGAAAGATGCCGCTATTTCTGTTGACGAGGCGCTCGACCTTTTGGTCGCGCGAGGAACGAAGAAGATTTGCCTGCTTGGCGGATTGGGGCCTTTCTATCCTTCCTGGATCGCCTCACGGCATCAAGAGCTTCTGGCTAAGCCCGAGGGCGATGCACTTACCGGGGCTGTGGCACTCGCGCTCGCTCGCTTCGGGCGTTGCCAGGAGGCGATCGCATGA